TATGTGTCTGTTGGTGTCTGTTCCGTGTTCTAGTGCTGAGGTTTACAAATGTCAGACGTAACGTTGCACTTTGGGAAACgatatgacatttttttttacgacaTGAGGGGGCGAATGAGATGGAAATAAAATGTAGGCAAGACAACTAGTATTTAATATGTGAGGTCAATTTATGTAAAGTACATTTATGTTAGGGTGTTTATTTAAGCGAAAAGATTTAAGTTATATGAGGGGTTCCcgggcaatgcttctcagcaCCACCGCTTCGCTCGAAGCGTTAGAGGAGAAGATTAGGTCAGTAGGGAAGCCAAAAAGAACCCCCATTGGGGTGCCTAAGGACCAAGTCCATTGCACTGGCGtggatggaagaaagccccaacAAACATGTCATTGTCCACATACTGTTCCTTAAAGGAGCGTTCTTTTGGCGGACGactgatgtggtacagagaaggaataAGGGGAATTTTCCCCGGTGCGCTCGGCCATTGGCCTCGCTTCTAATCTGAGCCCCTTAGGATATGAGCCATCAGTAATagggatgtaataatttacatctgcttggagCTTTCCCAGATAGAAGTTTGTTCAGACTGGCAGATGTGAGGGGGATGATTCCACATAAACagctccatctctctctttctttttaagtaatgtttatctcccttttccggtaccaaacaaaacaaattaattatcaataaataattaactaattggttaatgttttaattggtaaatgctttgttaggtacaataattaattgtcttaattttcaacttgagtgacagagtgatttgatatcaATTTTGCAAAAAGTAAACTATTTTGATAACATAGGATCAGATACTAGaaagattttataaataaaaatctgCAGTACTGAATGTGCGGATGAGTGATGCATAGGCGTAGTGAGCAATATGTGCGCCCGAGGCAAGGTATCTTATTGGCGCCCCCACCCCCATTCTCCACGAACATcgcatagaaatataggcaGCGTGTGACGCCTCTCCGAGGGTGGCGTCCGGGAAATCGTGCCcccttgccccccccctttctacaCTCTCCAGATGCCTCTTATAGAGGCCATCCGCTGGAAGTTACTTTCATCTATGCAAGTGAGGACTAAAAAGTACCTATAGCATTCTGTGGTTGGGGCCGCCTCTGTTACCACGTTCTCCTTCCAGCTCGCCAGAAAGGATAGACTTTGGATTGCAGTCATCTCACAGACAGGATAGTGTCCCACTGAGCGAGGCTGTTGAATGGTATGTAAAATAGTGCTTCTTTAGTGAGTTAAATCTAATACAGAAGAGAAAACGTAGCAGCATTTAGGTTTTTTTCTCACTTAAATTGAgcaggcattaaaaaaaaaaaggaacaggaCCCAATTAGACATAATATGAATAAAGAAAATTGAATCTAGACAAATAAAGGACATGCGCATTGATACTCGTTGACAGTAGTAAAACAGTTCATTGAGGAGCTCTTCCCTGTGGAATCAAGAAAAGTACTTCATAAAAAGGAAGTAATCCCTATCTAGGTCATAGAacggaagtgaaacatttcAAGATGGAGAGTTCACGTCTTGCGGTCTGTTTCCTGATGCTGTTTGTTTTGCCAGTAATTAAATCTCATGGTAAATATAATGACTTTTAGGTATAGGTATAGGACAgagatattataaatataaacattcttattaatttaactaattaatacaagtaaacgatctaaatctatatcaaaGCGCCGTTCTTAAATCACTAGTCCTCAGGAAATCTAAATAAATGATGAAGCGCAAGGATTTTTGGTGAAAACGTTCAAGAAGTCTTCGTTGTTTTCTCGGCCTACTTTCTGTATAATATTCATGTCTCGggtccatatagaagggttgaagGAACCAccgcttggtagacactgatttttttgtaggcaggcggagcgatttaccTGGTGGTGTCCAAAAGCTGTACTAGCCCTGGCCAGACTGTTATTAACTTCACTAGAAATCAATGTCTCGTTTGATATTatgcttcctagatatgtgaagtggccTACCACGTTAAAGGGGATGTCCATTTACTTTGATCTTTGACTTCTGTtggcggcagcgtatgcaaacTCATTGACAGGCGATCTGGAGTTATGAGTTATAAATCTCTTTTCTAATACAGTGATGCCCAGCTTCCGGACCGTGATGCGGTACTATCTGGACCCTAAGACCATCAGTCCACACTGCATAAAGAAGCCGCTAGGTTTTTACAATTGCGTGGCCCTCCAAGTCAAATAGTTTGCCGTCCCCTGTCCTACTGTACCGATGtttcaaattttgtttcaaGACGTAATCCTGTCAATATTGTCCGTCCACACTTCTTAGCATTAAAGTTTTAATGTTTACAACGGGAGTTCGTTCCCAGGCTGTTCATATCACGAGAAATAAATGAGCTTGTTCAGGTCGTGTGCTATGCGCTCTGGGCCGCCGTGTCGAttgtcctgggttcgaaccctTCCGTCCTGAGGGAGGTCTGGGTTAGGGTGTAATGATGTTCAGCTCTGAAAAATCCTCCGAAACACGTGCAgcaaactaaaaacaaagaaGCAAAGAGCATCAGCagctaaaccttttttttttccccactcaGAATGTAAACTGGGATACTATGGACACACATGTGAGAATAAGTGTGGGGAGTGCGTCGGTGGCCCGATCTTTTGTGACCCTGGAAGTGGACATTGTTATAATGGATGTGCTTGGGGCTACAGAGGAAAGACATGCACAGAAAGTAAGTACATCCTACTGGGAAGTTAGAAAGACAAAGATCGAGAGAACGAGAAAAAGACAGTGACAGGTAGTAAAAGACAGTGACAGGTAGTAAAAGACAGTGACAGGTAGTAAAAGACAGTGACTGGTAGAAAAAGACAGTGACGGGTAGAAAAAGACAGTGAAATAGCCAGGaaaagaaagagcgagagaaagagcgaCAAAGACAGAAAGAAGTAACCAAAGAACTAGAGAGAGACACCGAGATTACTCTCATATCTCTCAGTACTGCAAAatttaagtactttttttttctatatgaaaCAAGATTAATTATTTGCCACTAATTAATCAACAAAatgataaattttgtttattgattcgtgtattgtctttggcaatgaatagttgtgcaaagtttcaacttgatctgagattaggaagtggtagaaataacgtgtacaagatttgtaccagacagagttaatataagctttgtaaacaaaaataaagaaaaaagagaagtaAACTATGAGAGCGAGTAAGAGGGGGACAGCTAGGAaaaatggagagaaagagaaatcgAATGAGAGAGACTATTTGTGTcctaatgagagagagagaagagagaaagatataaagaatatttttgttacacatctatagttgttttttttgacattgTGAACATTATAGGATTCATAGTGAGATGTACTTCCCAATTcgattgcaaaaaaaaaagattttttagttagttattagatagatagatagatagatagatagatagatagatagatagatagatagatagatagatagatagatagatagatagatagataagatagatagatagatagatagatagatagatagatagatagatagatagatagagatatcttTCAACTTCTCAAGACTAAAATCACACAACATTAAACAATATTGGCGCCTCTGCCTGTTTATATCACCTCTGTTCACTAAATAAAAACCCAGCCAGAAATCATCCATCCAATTCGTTAGACCAGAAATCAATAAAGCTGACCAGTTTGTCTCTTCAGGGAGTACTCATTGAGAAATTTGACCTGCCAGATTGTCactcgtcttttttttttttttcctcatttcgAGATTCTCTCCTCTTACTGTCGCAAAGCCATttacacacataaaaaaaaaagaattttcaatattttagatttttatgtttcaggatttaaaaataataaaaatgaaaataattccaAAATATTTGTGTACAAGGAGATAAAACTCTTGGATTTCATTTCTCCAGAGGTTAACTGATATTGGAATGGCTGGAGTCTGAGTGTGCAGCCTGAGTTATTGCGAGTTATCGTGCTTTGAAAACAAGGTCGTTCACTAGATGTCGCTTGGACTTGCTTAAAAATGGCGATGCGCTGTAAACAATAGTCTGTCTCGAGGTTTGGGTAACCGAGTGCGGGGCCTTGAACAATGTCAGGACATAGATATATTCATTTCATTTGACACAGATGCGCTTTGTTTTTGGACAGTTTTATCTTTCCATAGTATCAGTTTGACACATTAGCGGTGTCAGTTTGACATGTCAGATATTCTTTTGACACATAAAGTATCAGTTTAGCAAGTCAGTTATCCATTTGACAAGTCAGTTAACAGTTTGACAAGTCAATTATCAGTTTGAAAAGTCAGTTATCTGTTTGACAAGTCAGTAATCAGTTTGATAAGTCAGTTATCAGTCTGACAAATCTACGGACAAATCACATCCTGTATTACTTGCGTTTTGTTAATGTTGGTCATCAttacttactttttaaaaaatctaaatattagatgggggggggggtataaggATATGAAAAATATACAATGGAGAATATTCAAGTAGACCTATCACAGTAATGATTTTTAAGTCAATCCTTTTATGCGAATCCTATTATTAGCTGGCAAAGTGTTCGTTGGTTCAGAAAGGTGTGTAGACACTTGGTGGTATCGGATCTTGAAAACTGCTCTAACTATTTCCCTAAAAATtttacagtttatgtatatctttggggaaaAATGACTAGCTGATTGGCCACACATGGAAAACTCTGGTCTGACCATTAtacttttttcaaaatataatcatctcaaaataaactcaaactctaatgatttttatcttgaacACACGTCAGTGGAAATTCTAGCAAATATTCCTAATTAGTTTATAGAAACATTTAGACGGTCAGGAACATTTATCGCACAGTCTTATGTAGAAATCAGTGTAGACAACTGTCTTCCTATATTTGTTGGTCTGGATCTATATCACCGAACTAGAATTTTAAatactctgagtagatttatacaagAATTCTTTTCGGGGGAGGGATTCGAAGGGGCTAAAAAAGTtccacattttttaaatctatcaatCATTAGTTATTACGAGCAACAGAATCACTGGTAGAAACAATCAACTTCATAAAGGaagaattatattaaaaaacaacattgttttcctgcttccctagtgcctttactgaatggaatgggttgcctgaatcagacaggaaaagcAATGACGTAGTAGAGTTTAAAATCTCTAATTAACAAGGCAAGACTAGATTAACACGACTTTTGATGGGGCGTCTttcatttataagataagataaaggtgGAAAGACAGGatgtttacaaacattttttagtgGATAAAAGAGAAGTCTCTAATTAAAAATCTGAGTAATCTGTGTGCACATAATCCTTCTCTTCAAACCcccgtcacacacacacacacattttttcacACATAATCTCAGTCTTTAAAACAAGTGTTTCTGCGGTATTGGAAGAGGAAGATATGGAcggggacacacacacacacacacacacacacacagacacacacacacacacacacacccctaCTTGGCTATTTTGTTCGACTTGATCCTGTTTCTTGGGTGTGACTTGGTTTTACCACTaaaaacctcccccccccccttttccactctcaaaatggatggctgcctggtcgtgcggtttgcgcgctggactgtcgttcggatttaccgacggtcgagggttcaaaccctgcccgctcccatccccccttgtcctgcgggaggtttggactaggaagtaaactatcttctactctgaaggaacatccgaaacatgtcaaacattttacagcaaaacaaacataatgtcaagTAAAGAATAAGTAGCTAGACTCTGGAAGTAAGGATGTGATTACGTCTAATAAccaaccccccaaaaaaatgatattaactctttctctcctaactgacgataccagcgttgattcaatcagaatgtggtaaataattacggagagaaagagttaaggatcATGGTAGGGTACCGACCGTTCTGGAAAGGTTTGGATTTAAGGAAGCCTCCAGGGGCCTCAACTAGAAGGGGGCCTTCCAGGAAAGTGGGGGgaaaaatccatatttcgacGAGTCATCATTTTGTATACGAATTGATGCTGTGTGTTTCAGAATGTCCTCCTGGAACTTATGGCGTCTCTTGCAGTAGTACATGTTCCCCCAACTGCTTGGACCCGATCTGTGACTTCAGGAGAGGCAACTGTACGCAACGTGGCTGTAAGGCTGGTTACATGGGTAAAGACTGCACcaaaggtgattttttttttttaacgttaaTGTCACGCGTAGTGTTTAGGTATCTATCGAAGAACTTGGAGGTGTGATGGAGTCATGTAAAcctcttggggggggggagtgaattATGGTCCTGGGGAATGATGGAGTCATGTAAACCTCTTGGGGGGTGAATTCTGGTCCTGGGGAATGATGGAGTCATGTAAACCTCTTGGGGGAGGGGTGAATTCTGGTCCTGGGGAATGATGGAGTCATGTAAACCTCTTGGGGGGTGAATTCTGGTCCTGGGGAATGATGGAGTCATGTAAACCTCTTGGGGGTGAATTCTGGTCCTGGGGAATGATGGAGTCATGTAAACCTCTTGGGGGGTGAATTCTGGTCCTGGGGAATGATGGTGTCATGTAAACCTCTTGGGGGAGGGGTGAATTCTGGTCCTGGGGAATTATGGAGTCATGTAAACCTCTTGGGGGTGAATTCTGGTCCTGGGGAACTATACTTGACTAAACCCTTCTACGCTTGTGTACCGCTGATCCTGTAGTGATGAAGCATTAtaagaaatgaataaaacaagaaattttTGAACAGCTTCATAAAGcatgaacttttaaaaatatttttatgtttttcgataatatgtttcttttttttccctccattttttatgttagtagtgagtgtgtgtgtagatAACAGATCTCTACCAATATGTTCCACCATACTGTGACCATAGAGTGTCGTTCATGTTAAAGTTGTGTGCTCTCTTTACGCAGCTTGCCCGGTGGGTTACTATGGGGACAAGTGTGCGTCTCGTTGTGCCTGCGTTGAGGACTGCGGATGTGACCATGTCAATGGCACCTGTTTCTCTCTAGATCAATGTCACACTCATGACCCTAAGGCTAAGGCAGGTCAGTATTTAGTGTGATCACTCTGGAAAGTTTATTATACCCCCCGGCACTACATTTgaatatatctatatctctatTGAAATGTGCTGATAGAGACTGTGGTCGTCCGCAGCCCCAGACAACTAATCCAACTTTCAGGCGTATTTTTGCATTATTTTATCACAAATCTATACTCTAAGCGCATTAGGCTCTGATTGATTCATTCATGTACTGACTGACATATCACCGATTCTTCCATTTTCCGGGGACGAACAAATACGAACATTTAACCGGTTACTACTTTCTGTGTGCCTAGAACAACACAGCAGCGATCGACACAGCAGCGGTTAAATTTAAGGAACACGATTTTTTATTCACGATTTCGACCGaacctttttttctcatttgtaaATCctacatttaaaattgttttaaaacattacaacCTTATACTTCCGCTTACTTTTTGTGCGTCATTTCCgctgattctaaaaaaaaattgttaaatttccgTATTTGTCCACACTGAGAAACcttagtttgaccgttataagttttcaaagtaaaaaaaattaatttggctagagcaggggtcggcaacctgcgactcgcgagccacatgtggctctttggatgttaagctgcggctctttagtttcatactcaaatattatttattttatcgaaaaaaaaattgaatcgaTTAACTAAGattaggcaccgattctatctctcagccacttgtacttgCACCCATCCCcgtgtcttcaaatgtaacatatttgcaggtggaagatattcaacctTCTTCTTCCTTATCAATAATATAGATAAAtcttgcgacataaaagacaGGGCACAAGTTGGCTTtctgtcaggtatatgtcttctagtgacaaactagaggagaaTATTTAGCGAATGCCGAGCAAAAATGCCTCGAAGACAAGCTCTATTTAAATTAActcgtttcaatagcaactgatggaggCACAAGtgtgacaggaaaaaataaaggagaatCTGCGATTCTCCACGAATTTCTTATACCAAGAAGcgcttgtcaaaagcactctaccagcgtcagtttaaagaatttttaaacgaaatggagactcattATTCCGACCGTCTTCTTCCcaataaagtgcgatggctttctACAGGTATGGTGTTGAAACTTTCaactttgtgcttgaatgaaataaatacattcctaaatgagaAGGGTATTAGTCACCcagaattagagaacgacaaatggttgcaaTAATGTTACTTTATGATGGATATTACAGCAAAAGTAAAGGAGATGAATCCATAactacaagaaaatgaaaacccagccgatgttttggtagaagataAGAGCGGCGTCTGAGCAGTAAAGCGAGttagaatcttggtgaagactgggatttttaatcgCTGGATATTTTTTGGCTCTTCTAAATACACCCATCTCTAAATGgatgcctgacattagttgaggaaagtaaaggcggttggtcgatatgctggccacatgacacccttggtAACCGTGGACAACAGAAagagattacctttacatcatctgccctatagatagcaagatctgaaagggaagctttattttacttattcatAAATGACTTCATCTTCACTTTCTAAAGCAATATCgcgataaaattattgacagGAATTGCTTAAGcacagttatttttttaaaaaatacagatgAATTTGCTGAGAGATTTGAGcatttcaaaaccaacaaaaccattctagcattcATAGTAAATCtcctcaacacaaatagtaacgaaatccacattgagccatttggaattgatactgaactttaaaaagtaaagctttctgGAGCGGAAAATTTGCAGATTTGAAAAGCAAGTTTGAAAAGTTGGATGTCCCgaaatgtatgtacgtaacgcaacaaaagtggacaggtttcaaagaaatgccgcgagatgaggcacttatattcgacgcatggaatagtcttccagattgctacagtgaaGTGAAAAGATTGGCAATTGGAGTGCTGACTATATTCGGATCGACATATTCATGCGAGCTAGCGTTCTCTTGCCAACTAAagaatgaaaatttagagtcgtgtttgaaactaaaaacaaatgtattccaaactttctaaaaccaaagccatTTATTGAATTTGCTCAAGtgttttgttattgaagtacaagttagtgttgtatgtaaatgtttaattctgTTGGTATATTTACTTACAATaagtaattatctaataatgccatatataaattatctaatttgttgtgaaaaacactagtcatatataaataaatagatatttttcttttgaataaatagattcatttttatttatcaaagaACTTTATTTATGCTAGTAGGCATACTATTTaaagttggcaagaaaaaaatttgtggctctttaaaaacttaaaaattttgtaaattgtaattttttgcTCTTCCGACTctaaaggttgccgacccctgggcTAGAGAACGTAAAACCATCTTGAACGGACGTTTTAAAGTATTTCCTCATTCGTTGAAGAGTTTCATAAATTAGTGTTTATGAACAAAATTGTcgtcgtcttctaagtctagatctcagGTCCTATCATATGGAGTATTattaagtctagtagatctatacattcactcAACCAGGTTTCTTTCTCACGGGGGAAGGGGGATTGTTGTTTAATCTAACctttattagt
This genomic stretch from Biomphalaria glabrata chromosome 4, xgBioGlab47.1, whole genome shotgun sequence harbors:
- the LOC106074767 gene encoding multiple epidermal growth factor-like domains protein 6 — its product is MESSRLAVCFLMLFVLPVIKSHECKLGYYGHTCENKCGECVGGPIFCDPGSGHCYNGCAWGYRGKTCTEKCPPGTYGVSCSSTCSPNCLDPICDFRRGNCTQRGCKAGYMGKDCTKACPVGYYGDKCASRCACVEDCGCDHVNGTCFSLDQCHTHDPKAKAGQSRWQRAESIEKREAQQETIGQQTNTVKTPQGPADDEGTAGETKERESAGTQMMCSKLEKEFSDLKEKLNNKVDIPLWPLVVLLAIISIILIAIGLWDMLQQYKREVYMAQWEKENLDKPLEEAALLAQSVD